Proteins from a single region of Diaphorobacter limosus:
- a CDS encoding putative nucleotidyltransferase substrate binding domain-containing protein, which yields MPNAFNFSASPFDCLTAEEQSLVRDNVDIAYYPEGAVVLDVGNAPEHLFVIIKGYVTQTEGEEVLATYGPEDCFDGRGLVAGRVSSRFTVAEELVAYQLARSTVKDLIARNRGFGALLFSDLGNKLSALAQRAEQHQMQSLTLARVDQAFLRPAHVVAAGTDIVSVVRIFQDQRTTSVLVSGLPDGLGIFSNTTLQRAILDGRPLERITVGELASSPVVTVRAAEQIGDAMALLLRARVHRLAVLGEDGQVLGILEALDLFSYLANHSHLITVQIEEARDLPALEAAAAQITRLVAALHRGGTRIALVAQLVQQLNARLFERAWQMIAPPDLLANSCLFVMGSEGRGEQLLKTDQDNGLLLSDGYEPPADLQAICDRFSQALAGFGYPECAGRIMLNNPEWRGTVTGFGDKVRGWLLQPQGESLMYLAIFMDAHAVAGKAQLLAEVRQRVMQLATDNDALVARFAMAIDAFGGAAGWWNRLLSLGGDADLVNLKKAGIFPIVHGVRSLALARRIKATGTVERIAALQGEGQLDEAMAQELVQGLHFLMGLRLQAGLAELELQRPVTGNVDPQRLSSLERDLLKDTLSAVKRFKALLHQRLRLDAV from the coding sequence ATGCCCAATGCCTTCAACTTCTCCGCCTCGCCGTTCGACTGCCTGACGGCCGAAGAACAGTCGCTGGTGCGCGACAACGTGGACATTGCCTACTACCCCGAAGGGGCGGTGGTGCTGGATGTGGGCAATGCGCCCGAGCATCTGTTCGTCATCATCAAGGGCTATGTCACGCAGACCGAAGGCGAGGAGGTGCTGGCTACCTACGGGCCAGAAGACTGTTTTGACGGCCGCGGCCTGGTGGCCGGGCGCGTCAGCAGCCGCTTCACCGTGGCCGAGGAGCTGGTGGCCTACCAGTTGGCGCGCAGCACCGTCAAGGATCTGATCGCGCGCAACCGCGGCTTTGGCGCGCTGCTCTTTTCCGACCTGGGCAACAAGCTCTCGGCCCTGGCGCAGCGCGCCGAACAGCACCAGATGCAGTCGCTGACGCTGGCGCGGGTCGATCAGGCCTTTCTGCGCCCGGCGCATGTGGTGGCCGCGGGCACCGACATCGTCTCCGTGGTGCGCATCTTTCAGGATCAGCGCACCACCAGCGTGCTGGTCAGCGGCCTGCCCGATGGGCTGGGGATTTTTTCCAACACCACGCTGCAGCGTGCCATCCTCGATGGCCGGCCCTTGGAGCGCATCACCGTGGGCGAGCTGGCCAGCAGCCCGGTGGTCACGGTGCGTGCTGCCGAGCAGATTGGCGACGCCATGGCGTTGCTCTTGCGCGCGCGCGTGCACCGCCTGGCGGTGCTGGGCGAGGACGGCCAGGTACTGGGCATCCTGGAGGCGCTGGACCTGTTCAGCTACCTGGCCAACCACTCGCACCTGATCACGGTGCAGATCGAGGAGGCGCGCGACCTGCCGGCGCTGGAGGCCGCCGCCGCGCAAATCACCCGCCTGGTGGCCGCCCTGCACCGCGGCGGCACGCGCATCGCCCTGGTGGCGCAGCTGGTGCAGCAGCTCAACGCGCGCCTGTTCGAGCGCGCCTGGCAGATGATTGCCCCGCCCGATCTGCTGGCCAACAGCTGTTTGTTCGTCATGGGCAGCGAGGGGCGCGGTGAGCAGCTCTTGAAGACCGACCAGGACAACGGCCTGCTGCTGAGTGACGGCTACGAGCCGCCGGCCGATCTGCAGGCCATTTGCGACCGCTTCTCACAGGCCCTGGCCGGTTTTGGCTACCCCGAATGCGCCGGGCGCATCATGCTCAACAACCCCGAGTGGCGCGGCACGGTGACCGGCTTTGGCGACAAGGTGCGCGGCTGGCTGCTGCAGCCCCAGGGCGAGAGCCTGATGTACCTGGCCATCTTCATGGACGCCCACGCCGTCGCTGGCAAGGCCCAGCTGCTGGCCGAGGTGCGCCAGCGCGTGATGCAGCTGGCCACCGACAACGATGCATTGGTGGCGCGCTTTGCCATGGCCATAGACGCCTTTGGCGGCGCCGCCGGCTGGTGGAACCGCCTGCTCAGCCTGGGCGGCGACGCCGACCTGGTGAACCTCAAGAAAGCCGGCATCTTCCCCATCGTGCATGGCGTGCGCAGCCTGGCGCTGGCGCGGCGCATCAAGGCCACCGGCACCGTCGAGCGCATTGCCGCACTGCAGGGCGAAGGCCAGCTGGACGAGGCCATGGCGCAGGAACTGGTGCAAGGCCTGCACTTTCTGATGGGCCTGCGCCTGCAGGCCGGCCTGGCCGAGCTGGAGCTGCAGCGGCCGGTGACCGGCAACGTCGATCCGCAGCGCCTGTCCAGCCTGGAGCGCGATCTGCTCAAGGACACGCTCTCGGCCGTCAAACGCTTCAAGGCCCTGCTGCACCAGCGCCTGCGCCTGGACGCCGTATGA
- a CDS encoding porin: MQKKHLLLALVAATGASTVMAQSSVTLYGRVNTTVERQKVGDVSTTGLFNNNSRWGVRGTEDLGGGLKAGFQLESGFESDTGAGSSSTGGMTFGRQSEVNLSGGFGMVRLGNFFPASYYATADYVSMHNHDTGSSSDALYRDPVWFSSPASLGSGNKIGYTSPNLGGLVLEAAVSLHEKAGAKKNGYDLAANYNLGALALGAGYSQVDDDKQLGLRALYTFGQFTVGGYYQRNDQDVIGTRNNYRLSGMYTLGASEFHVNLGRAAKWSKVADSAATQWTLGYNYNLSKRTKVYTYYTKVDNKAGADYVTGAAGADFSSFALGVRHNF; encoded by the coding sequence ATGCAAAAGAAACACCTCCTGCTCGCCCTGGTTGCCGCAACTGGCGCCTCCACCGTCATGGCGCAAAGCAGCGTCACCCTGTATGGCCGCGTGAACACTACGGTGGAACGTCAAAAGGTTGGCGACGTTTCTACGACCGGTCTGTTTAACAACAATTCGCGCTGGGGTGTCCGTGGTACGGAAGACCTGGGTGGTGGTCTGAAGGCTGGCTTCCAGTTGGAAAGCGGTTTCGAGTCTGACACTGGTGCTGGCTCTTCTTCCACTGGTGGCATGACCTTTGGCCGCCAGAGTGAAGTGAATCTGTCGGGTGGCTTCGGCATGGTGCGCTTGGGTAACTTCTTCCCCGCTTCGTACTACGCCACGGCCGACTACGTGAGCATGCACAACCATGACACGGGTTCGTCATCTGACGCTCTGTACCGTGATCCGGTGTGGTTCAGCTCCCCGGCCAGTCTGGGCTCTGGCAACAAGATTGGCTATACCAGCCCCAACCTGGGTGGCCTGGTTCTAGAGGCCGCAGTATCGCTGCATGAAAAGGCTGGCGCGAAGAAGAACGGTTACGACCTGGCAGCTAACTACAACCTGGGTGCCCTGGCCCTGGGTGCCGGCTATAGCCAAGTCGACGACGACAAGCAACTGGGCCTGCGCGCCTTGTACACCTTCGGTCAGTTCACGGTTGGCGGCTACTACCAGCGCAACGACCAGGATGTGATCGGGACACGCAACAACTATCGCCTGTCGGGCATGTACACCCTGGGCGCTTCCGAGTTCCACGTGAACCTGGGTCGTGCGGCCAAGTGGAGCAAGGTGGCCGATAGCGCCGCCACGCAGTGGACTCTGGGCTACAACTACAACCTGAGCAAGCGCACCAAGGTTTACACCTACTACACCAAGGTGGACAACAAGGCTGGCGCCGATTACGTGACTGGTGCTGCTGGCGCTGACTTCAGCTCCTTCGCCCTGGGCGTGCGCCACAACTTCTGA
- a CDS encoding MFS transporter: MAISATQGAGGKAAARPMTPEERKVILASSLGTVFEWYDFYLYGSLAAIIAKQFFAGLDPTSAFIFALLAFAAGFIIRPFGALFFGRLGDLIGRKYTFLVTILIMGISTFIVGILPNYASIGVAAPVILICLRLLQGLALGGEYGGAATYVAEHAPNGKRGAYTAWIQTTATMGLFLSLLVILGTRTLMGEPAFNDWGWRIPFLVSILLLAISVWIRMQLSESPAFRKMKAEGKTSKAPLAESFGQWKNLKIVLIALFGLTAGQAVVWYTGQFYALFFLTQQLKVDAVTANLLIAAALLIGTPFFLIFGSLSDKIGRKTIIMAGCALAIVSYFPAFKALTQAANPDLAAAQAKSQVFIVADPKECSFQFNPTGTTKFTSSCDIAKQVLAASSVSYDNEEAPAGTPAVIKIGDDVIQSYSAKGLSAADAKAKDAEFKKAVADTLKADGYPAKADPAKMNKVMMVVILTYLVILVTMVYGPIAAMLVELFPTRIRYTSMSLPYHIGNGWFGGLLPTMSFAIVAQTGNMYNGLWYPIIIAGMTLVVGMLFLRETKDVDIYAND, encoded by the coding sequence ATGGCAATCAGCGCTACGCAAGGCGCGGGCGGCAAGGCGGCGGCCCGCCCCATGACGCCCGAGGAACGCAAGGTGATCCTGGCGTCGTCCCTCGGCACGGTGTTCGAGTGGTACGACTTTTATCTATATGGCTCGCTCGCGGCGATCATCGCCAAGCAGTTCTTTGCCGGACTCGATCCCACATCGGCCTTCATCTTTGCCCTGCTGGCCTTTGCCGCGGGCTTCATCATCCGGCCCTTCGGCGCGCTGTTCTTCGGCCGCCTGGGCGACCTGATCGGGCGCAAGTACACCTTTCTGGTGACCATCCTGATCATGGGCATCTCGACCTTCATCGTCGGCATACTGCCCAACTACGCCAGCATAGGCGTGGCCGCGCCGGTGATCCTGATCTGCCTGCGCCTGCTGCAAGGCCTGGCGCTGGGCGGTGAATACGGCGGCGCCGCCACCTATGTGGCCGAGCATGCCCCCAATGGCAAGCGCGGCGCCTACACGGCGTGGATCCAGACCACCGCCACCATGGGCCTGTTCCTGTCGCTGCTGGTCATCCTGGGCACGCGCACGCTGATGGGCGAGCCGGCCTTCAACGACTGGGGCTGGCGCATTCCTTTCCTGGTGTCCATCCTGTTGCTGGCCATCTCGGTGTGGATCCGCATGCAGCTGTCCGAGTCGCCCGCCTTCCGCAAGATGAAGGCCGAGGGCAAGACCTCCAAGGCGCCCCTGGCCGAGTCCTTCGGTCAGTGGAAGAACCTGAAGATCGTGCTCATCGCGCTGTTCGGCCTGACCGCCGGCCAGGCCGTGGTCTGGTACACGGGCCAGTTCTATGCGCTGTTCTTCCTGACGCAGCAGCTCAAGGTGGACGCCGTCACGGCGAACCTGCTGATCGCCGCCGCGCTGCTGATCGGCACGCCCTTCTTCCTGATCTTTGGCTCGCTGTCCGACAAGATTGGCCGCAAGACCATCATCATGGCAGGCTGCGCCCTGGCCATCGTGTCCTACTTCCCGGCCTTCAAGGCCCTGACCCAGGCCGCCAACCCGGATCTGGCAGCGGCCCAGGCCAAGAGCCAGGTGTTCATCGTCGCCGACCCCAAGGAATGCTCGTTCCAGTTCAACCCCACGGGCACGACCAAGTTCACCAGCTCCTGCGACATCGCCAAGCAGGTGCTGGCCGCCAGCTCGGTCAGCTATGACAACGAGGAAGCCCCCGCCGGCACGCCCGCCGTCATCAAGATTGGCGACGATGTGATCCAGAGCTACTCCGCCAAGGGCCTGTCCGCGGCCGACGCCAAGGCCAAGGACGCAGAGTTCAAGAAGGCCGTGGCCGACACGCTCAAGGCTGACGGCTACCCCGCCAAGGCCGACCCGGCGAAGATGAACAAGGTGATGATGGTCGTCATCCTGACCTACCTGGTGATCCTGGTGACCATGGTCTACGGCCCCATCGCCGCCATGCTGGTGGAGCTGTTCCCCACGCGCATCCGCTACACCTCGATGAGCCTGCCCTACCACATCGGCAATGGCTGGTTCGGCGGCCTGCTGCCCACCATGTCGTTCGCCATCGTGGCCCAGACCGGCAACATGTACAACGGCCTGTGGTACCCGATCATCATCGCCGGCATGACGCTGGTGGTCGGCATGCTGTTCCTGCGCGAGACCAAGGACGTGGACATCTACGCCAACGACTGA
- a CDS encoding DUF485 domain-containing protein encodes MSDPVVEKIQRHPKYQELRARRNPLGVVLTILMLVVYFGYIGLIAFDKAFLAKPIGAGVTTLGVPIGMGVILFTIAITVYYVRIANNKFDALTEEILKDVTK; translated from the coding sequence ATGAGTGACCCCGTCGTTGAAAAGATTCAACGCCATCCCAAGTACCAGGAGTTGCGCGCAAGGCGCAACCCGCTGGGTGTCGTCCTGACCATCCTGATGCTGGTCGTTTACTTTGGCTACATCGGCCTGATCGCGTTCGACAAGGCCTTCCTGGCCAAGCCGATCGGCGCCGGCGTGACCACGCTGGGCGTGCCCATAGGCATGGGCGTGATCCTGTTCACCATCGCCATCACGGTCTACTACGTGCGCATCGCCAACAACAAGTTCGACGCGCTGACCGAAGAAATCCTCAAGGACGTCACCAAATGA
- a CDS encoding AbrB/MazE/SpoVT family DNA-binding domain-containing protein — MTAVAKITSKGQTTIPADIRAALQVGPGDKLAWEVLEAGVVQVRRVQPLDMEFLQAMEGTLDEWAGAADEEAYRDL, encoded by the coding sequence ATGACGGCTGTCGCCAAGATCACCAGCAAGGGCCAGACCACGATTCCGGCCGATATCCGCGCCGCCCTGCAGGTCGGCCCGGGGGACAAGCTCGCCTGGGAGGTGTTGGAGGCGGGCGTGGTACAGGTGCGCCGCGTACAGCCGCTGGATATGGAGTTTCTCCAGGCCATGGAAGGCACACTGGACGAATGGGCCGGCGCCGCCGACGAAGAGGCCTACCGTGATCTATGA
- a CDS encoding cation acetate symporter: protein MKRLQNTASTALALAALWASNVAYAAGGDVGQAAKQETNWTAIIMFGIFVVATLWITKWAASKTRSAADFYTAGGGITGFQNGLAIAGDYMSAASFLGISAAVMASGYDGLIYSIGFLVGWPIITFLMADRLRNLGKFTFADVAGYRFEQAPIRMFAASGTLIVVAFYLIAQMVGAGQLIKLLFGLEYWVAVVIVGALMMVYVLFGGMTATTWVQIIKAVLLLCGVTFMAFMVLANYGFSPEALFAKGVEVRTQIAANTGLTPEEAAKKGLSIMGPGGFIKDPISAISFGMALMFGTAGLPHILMRFFTVPNAKEARKSVGWATVWIGYFYILIFIIGFGAITMVLTNPEMADTVKGVIKGGAGTANMAAVLVAKAVGGNIFYGFISAVAFATILAVVAGLTLSGASAVSHDLYSTVIKKGKADSAAELKVSRMTTLALGVVAVILGIAFEKQNIAFMVSLAFAIAASANFPALILSILWKGCTTRGAVFGGFLGLISSVGLTVVSPSVWEATLGNPAGSALFPYSSPALFSMTIGFVGVWLFSITDSSARAAKDRAAFPAQQVRSETGLGASGASGH from the coding sequence ATGAAGCGCCTGCAAAACACCGCCAGCACGGCGCTGGCCCTGGCCGCCCTGTGGGCGAGCAATGTTGCTTACGCCGCCGGTGGCGACGTAGGTCAGGCCGCCAAGCAGGAGACCAACTGGACGGCCATCATCATGTTCGGCATCTTCGTGGTCGCCACGCTGTGGATCACGAAATGGGCCGCCTCCAAGACCCGCTCCGCCGCCGACTTCTATACCGCCGGCGGCGGCATCACGGGTTTCCAGAACGGCCTGGCGATTGCCGGCGACTACATGTCGGCCGCCTCCTTCCTGGGCATCTCGGCAGCCGTGATGGCCTCGGGCTATGACGGACTGATCTACTCCATCGGCTTCCTGGTGGGCTGGCCCATCATCACCTTCCTGATGGCCGACCGGCTGCGCAACCTGGGCAAGTTCACCTTTGCCGACGTGGCCGGCTACCGCTTCGAGCAGGCGCCGATCCGCATGTTCGCGGCATCCGGCACGCTGATCGTGGTGGCCTTCTACCTGATCGCGCAGATGGTGGGTGCGGGCCAGCTGATCAAGCTGCTGTTCGGCCTGGAGTACTGGGTCGCGGTGGTCATCGTCGGCGCGCTGATGATGGTCTACGTGCTGTTCGGCGGCATGACGGCCACCACCTGGGTGCAGATCATCAAGGCCGTGCTGCTGCTGTGCGGCGTGACCTTCATGGCCTTCATGGTGCTGGCCAACTACGGCTTCAGCCCCGAGGCGCTGTTCGCCAAGGGTGTCGAAGTGCGCACGCAGATCGCCGCCAACACCGGCCTGACGCCGGAAGAAGCAGCCAAGAAGGGCCTGTCCATCATGGGCCCGGGCGGCTTCATCAAGGATCCGATCTCGGCCATCTCCTTCGGCATGGCGCTGATGTTCGGCACCGCCGGCCTGCCCCACATCCTGATGCGCTTCTTCACCGTGCCCAACGCCAAGGAAGCCCGCAAGTCGGTGGGCTGGGCCACGGTGTGGATCGGCTACTTCTACATCCTGATCTTCATCATCGGCTTTGGCGCCATCACCATGGTGCTGACGAACCCCGAGATGGCCGACACGGTCAAGGGCGTGATCAAGGGCGGCGCGGGCACGGCCAACATGGCGGCGGTGCTGGTGGCCAAGGCCGTGGGCGGCAACATCTTCTACGGCTTCATCTCGGCCGTGGCCTTCGCCACCATCCTGGCCGTGGTGGCCGGCCTGACGCTGTCGGGCGCCTCGGCCGTGTCGCATGACCTGTACTCCACGGTCATCAAGAAGGGCAAGGCCGACAGCGCGGCCGAACTGAAAGTCTCGCGCATGACCACCCTGGCTCTGGGCGTCGTCGCGGTGATTCTGGGCATTGCCTTCGAGAAGCAGAACATCGCCTTCATGGTGTCGCTGGCCTTCGCTATCGCCGCCTCGGCCAACTTCCCGGCGCTGATCCTGTCCATCCTGTGGAAGGGCTGCACCACGCGCGGCGCGGTGTTCGGCGGCTTCCTGGGGCTGATCTCGTCGGTGGGTCTGACCGTCGTCTCGCCCTCGGTGTGGGAAGCCACGCTGGGCAACCCGGCCGGTTCGGCCCTGTTCCCCTACTCGTCGCCGGCGCTGTTCTCCATGACCATCGGCTTCGTCGGCGTGTGGCTGTTCTCGATCACCGACAGCAGCGCCCGCGCGGCCAAGGATCGCGCAGCCTTCCCGGCGCAGCAGGTGCGCTCGGAAACCGGCCTGGGCGCTTCCGGCGCATCCGGCCACTGA
- a CDS encoding DUF1289 domain-containing protein → MKLSTLIAARAQQISVTGQFHSNFTGVIPSPCLSICRMTRDGSHCEGCFRTLDEIRTWSQAGAARRRAIWADLLRRAGVALPEELA, encoded by the coding sequence ATGAAACTATCAACATTGATAGCTGCTCGCGCCCAACAGATAAGCGTTACGGGCCAATTTCATTCAAATTTCACGGGAGTGATCCCCTCGCCCTGCCTGTCCATCTGTCGCATGACGCGCGACGGCAGCCACTGCGAGGGCTGTTTTCGCACCCTCGATGAGATCCGCACCTGGTCGCAGGCGGGCGCTGCCCGGCGCCGGGCCATCTGGGCAGACTTGCTGCGGCGTGCCGGGGTTGCATTGCCCGAGGAACTGGCATGA
- a CDS encoding ABC transporter substrate-binding protein gives MRTWQKWGSTLMLGAALGTVQAQILVGQTAGFSGVVGAGVQETAAGAKLYIDAVNAKGGVHGQKIELISLDDKFDPKTAGENARVLIEDKKVDVMFLTRGTPHTEAIIPHLDRHGVALVAPSTGAMVLHQPVRKHVFNVRATYQREAEKAMTHLATLGMNRIAVLYADDSFGADGVAGAQKGLDAARLQPVVLDKFNRAQPDFAPLAARIAQAQAQAVLIIGSGTTVADGYAALRKAGSTAQLVTLSNNASSGFIKSLGEQARGVIVSQVFPNERSLAYPLVKEALELSKAGGQGDISPAMLEGFAAAKVLVEGLRRAGPKPTREKIQAALEAIQQYDLGGLPISYGQKDHTGLDFADLSIIGADGKFRR, from the coding sequence ATGCGCACATGGCAAAAATGGGGTAGCACCCTGATGCTGGGGGCGGCCCTCGGCACCGTACAGGCGCAGATTCTGGTGGGCCAGACGGCGGGGTTCTCGGGCGTGGTGGGCGCGGGCGTGCAGGAAACCGCCGCCGGCGCCAAGCTCTATATCGACGCCGTGAACGCCAAGGGCGGCGTACATGGGCAGAAGATCGAGCTGATCTCGCTGGACGACAAGTTCGACCCCAAGACCGCCGGCGAGAACGCCCGCGTGCTGATCGAGGACAAAAAGGTCGATGTGATGTTCCTCACCCGCGGCACGCCGCACACCGAGGCCATCATCCCGCACCTGGACAGGCATGGCGTGGCCCTGGTGGCGCCCTCCACCGGCGCCATGGTGCTGCACCAGCCGGTGCGCAAGCATGTGTTCAACGTGCGCGCCACCTACCAGCGCGAGGCCGAGAAGGCCATGACCCATCTGGCCACGCTGGGCATGAACCGCATCGCCGTGCTGTATGCCGACGACAGCTTTGGCGCCGACGGCGTGGCCGGCGCCCAGAAAGGCCTGGACGCAGCCAGGCTGCAGCCGGTGGTGCTGGACAAGTTCAACCGCGCCCAACCCGACTTTGCTCCGCTGGCGGCCAGGATCGCCCAGGCGCAAGCCCAGGCGGTGCTGATCATTGGCTCGGGCACCACGGTGGCAGACGGCTATGCGGCGCTGCGCAAGGCGGGTTCCACGGCGCAGCTGGTCACCCTGTCGAACAACGCCTCCAGCGGTTTCATCAAGAGCCTGGGCGAGCAGGCGCGCGGCGTCATCGTCAGCCAGGTGTTCCCGAACGAGCGCAGCCTGGCCTATCCGCTGGTCAAGGAAGCCCTGGAACTGAGCAAGGCCGGCGGCCAGGGCGACATCAGCCCCGCCATGCTGGAGGGCTTTGCCGCCGCCAAGGTGCTGGTGGAAGGCCTGCGCCGCGCCGGCCCCAAGCCCACGCGCGAGAAGATACAGGCGGCGCTGGAGGCCATACAGCAGTACGACCTGGGCGGCCTGCCGATTTCATACGGCCAGAAGGATCACACAGGTCTCGACTTCGCCGATCTGTCCATCATTGGCGCAGACGGCAAGTTCCGCCGCTGA
- a CDS encoding DsbA family protein, producing MKEITCYLDFVSPYAWLAFERLPQALEGLSYRLSYRPVLLGALLNAHGNPGPAGIVPKRDWTYRHVSWLGHSLGVGLDMPARHPFPPLPLLRLALECSDDGLVNRFVAGSILRHVWQGGADALDPARLDALRALLAEQLRPDEAAPERAKQLLRANTELAAQRGVFGVPMFEVDGHLFWGLDSLPMLRAYLDGDGWFAQHWQRCASVPQGLPG from the coding sequence ATGAAAGAGATCACCTGTTACCTGGACTTCGTCTCCCCCTACGCCTGGTTGGCCTTCGAGCGCCTGCCCCAGGCGCTGGAGGGGCTGTCCTACCGCCTGAGCTACCGTCCGGTGCTGCTGGGCGCGCTGCTGAACGCCCATGGCAATCCCGGGCCGGCCGGCATTGTCCCCAAGCGCGACTGGACCTACCGCCATGTCAGCTGGCTGGGCCACAGCCTGGGTGTGGGCCTGGACATGCCGGCGCGCCACCCGTTCCCGCCGCTGCCGCTGTTGCGCCTGGCGCTGGAGTGCAGCGACGATGGCCTGGTGAACCGCTTTGTCGCCGGCAGCATCCTGCGCCATGTCTGGCAGGGCGGGGCGGACGCGCTCGACCCGGCGCGCCTGGACGCGCTGCGCGCCCTGCTGGCCGAGCAGCTGCGCCCGGACGAGGCCGCGCCCGAACGCGCCAAGCAGCTGCTGCGCGCCAACACCGAGCTGGCGGCGCAGCGCGGCGTGTTCGGCGTGCCCATGTTCGAGGTCGATGGCCATTTGTTCTGGGGCCTGGACAGCCTGCCCATGCTGCGTGCCTATCTCGATGGGGATGGCTGGTTTGCGCAACACTGGCAGCGCTGTGCAAGCGTGCCGCAAGGCTTGCCGGGTTGA
- a CDS encoding type II toxin-antitoxin system PemK/MazF family toxin: MIYERWQVVRVPFPFTDRLASKNRPALVLSAAAAFNAPAGHLVLAMITSAGNAPWPLDCAIQDLAGAGLPAPSVVRCKLFTLDARLVRGSLGRLAPHDVQEIEHSLGRLFGAAV; encoded by the coding sequence GTGATCTATGAGCGCTGGCAGGTGGTGCGCGTGCCTTTTCCCTTTACCGACCGCCTTGCCAGCAAGAACCGCCCGGCACTGGTGCTTTCCGCCGCCGCGGCCTTCAACGCCCCGGCTGGGCATCTGGTGCTGGCCATGATCACGTCCGCCGGCAATGCCCCGTGGCCGCTGGACTGTGCCATCCAGGATCTTGCCGGTGCTGGTTTGCCGGCGCCGTCCGTGGTGCGCTGCAAGCTATTCACCCTGGATGCGCGCCTGGTTCGCGGCAGCCTCGGGCGCCTGGCGCCCCACGATGTGCAGGAGATCGAGCACAGTCTTGGCCGCCTGTTCGGCGCTGCCGTCTGA
- a CDS encoding 3'-5' exonuclease, translating into MSRHYSQAAPLWWEKLRRWWLIYHLGEPEFAPMFDPPPHDEWVALDCETTGLNTRSDEIISVGAVRIVGDRIMTSERLELLIRPEKGVSADSVRIHRLRERDLEGGLPKDEAMRRLMRFIGSRPLVGYYLEFDVAMLNRAIWPLLGMGLPQPKIEVSAMYYDYKFKQLPPYQQQATTEIDLRFATLMQDLALPEREAHDALNDAVMAAMAFIKLRRLRGEA; encoded by the coding sequence ATGAGCCGCCACTACAGCCAGGCCGCCCCGCTGTGGTGGGAAAAGCTGCGCCGCTGGTGGCTGATCTATCACCTGGGCGAGCCCGAGTTCGCGCCCATGTTCGACCCGCCGCCGCACGATGAATGGGTGGCGCTCGACTGCGAGACCACCGGGCTGAACACGCGCAGCGACGAGATCATCTCCGTCGGCGCGGTGCGCATCGTCGGCGACCGCATCATGACCAGCGAGCGCCTGGAGCTGTTGATACGCCCCGAGAAAGGCGTGTCCGCCGACAGCGTGCGCATCCACCGCCTGCGCGAGCGCGACCTGGAGGGCGGCCTGCCGAAGGACGAGGCCATGCGCCGGCTGATGCGCTTCATAGGCAGCCGCCCGCTGGTGGGCTACTACCTGGAGTTCGACGTGGCCATGCTCAACCGCGCCATCTGGCCGCTGCTGGGCATGGGTCTGCCGCAGCCCAAGATCGAGGTCTCGGCCATGTACTACGACTACAAGTTCAAGCAGCTGCCGCCCTACCAGCAGCAGGCGACCACCGAGATCGACCTGCGCTTTGCCACCCTGATGCAGGATCTGGCCCTGCCTGAGCGCGAGGCACATGACGCGCTCAATGACGCAGTGATGGCCGCCATGGCCTTCATCAAGCTGCGCCGCTTGCGCGGGGAAGCATAA
- a CDS encoding YbaK/EbsC family protein, with protein sequence MNPAAVSPLPEAVQRVAAALQAARHPHMPIMLDDAARTAQQAADALGVQLGQIAKSIIFRRKSDDAAVLVITSGDRRVDEKKVDALVGKTGRADAEFVKARTGFSIGGVSPLAHAQAPVTLIDRELLRFEVIWAAAGHPHGVFQLRPQDLQAFTGAPLADVVQVVVS encoded by the coding sequence ATGAATCCCGCTGCCGTTTCCCCTCTCCCCGAAGCCGTACAACGCGTAGCCGCTGCCTTGCAGGCGGCCCGCCACCCGCATATGCCGATCATGCTGGACGACGCCGCGCGCACGGCGCAGCAGGCGGCCGACGCCTTGGGCGTGCAGCTGGGCCAGATCGCCAAGAGCATCATCTTCCGGCGCAAGAGCGACGACGCGGCGGTGCTGGTCATCACCTCGGGCGACCGGCGCGTGGATGAGAAAAAGGTGGATGCCCTGGTCGGCAAGACGGGCCGGGCCGACGCCGAGTTCGTCAAGGCCAGGACCGGCTTTTCCATCGGCGGTGTTTCGCCGCTGGCGCACGCGCAGGCGCCGGTCACGCTGATCGACCGCGAGCTGCTGCGCTTCGAGGTGATCTGGGCCGCGGCCGGCCATCCGCATGGCGTGTTCCAGCTGCGGCCGCAGGATCTGCAGGCCTTCACCGGCGCGCCGCTGGCCGATGTGGTGCAGGTAGTCGTGTCATGA